The genome window attgaactgggcgGCCATAACATCTTGTACAGGCCGCGCCCGGCCATTAAAGGGCAGGTCCtcgccgacttcatcacagaagtgccggccGATAAAATCAAGGAGTGCGAGCTGATAGAGACCCCCGAGAAAGATACAACAGATGAAACTTGGATGCTTTACACCgacggggcatcaaatgaagatggcgctGGAGCAGGATTGCGCCTGGTGAGCCCAGAGAAtcacgagtttacttacgccattaagttggacttcaaaaacaccaacaacgaggctgagtacgaagcatttctggcaggcttacgcctcgccatcaagatgggagcaaaaaacttgtgcgcacatgttgactcactcctgatagccagtcaAGTAAATGGCATATACGACGTGAAGGGAGAAGTCATGGCTTTATATCTGGAACAAGCGAAAGAATTGCTCCAACAATTCAAATCCCACAAAGTTATACATATCAATCGCTCAGAAAACAAGCCCGCAGATGCCCTGAGCAAACTCGCCTCGACTTCATTTCAGCATCTCGCCaaggatgtaaggatagaggtactcaagaacCCGTCAGTATTGCTGCGACAGGTGAATGTGATCGAAACAGGGCAAACATCGTGGATGACCCCGATCATCCAATACTTGCAAGAAGGGCTGCTCCCCGAAAACAAAGCGGAAGCAAggaagatccaaaacaaagccctGCAATACGAAATGAACGGCGGTATCttgtaccgaaaatccttcctagggccactactgcgctgtgtggacccccaggaTGCGAATTATCTAATAAGGGAAATCCACGAAGGGATTTGCGGCATCCACTCCGGACCAcggatggttgtcgcgaagatcatgagcgccggttactactggcctggTATGCATGTTGATGCAATGAAGGAGATCCGCAGATGTGACTCTTGCCAGAGGCACTCTCCAAAAACGCTGCGCCCTAAAAATGATCTTATCCCCGtatccaccgcatggccctttcagcaatggggaattgacatggtgggacccttcccggatgctcccggcgccgtaaagttcatcatagtagctgtcgactacttcacaaagtgggtagaagccaaagcccttgcatccaccacagctatgattgtgcgcaaattcatatgggagcacatcatatgcagatttggcctcccgctcaagatcgtaactgacaatggcaccaactttgcctCGGACGATCTTAAGAAatggatgaaggagatgaacatcgaacacactttcacatccgttgcgcacccacaaggcaacggacaagtggaaagtgtgaacaaatGCATCGTCGAAGGGATAAAGGCCAGATTAGGAACAAGGCGGCGCGGATGGGTTGACgagctcccaagcatcttatgggctcatcggaccatgccaaagacgagtaccggcgagacccctttcagcctggtctatggctcagaggcggtCATTCCGGCGGAGATTGGCCTGCCCTCGCCACGCATGACAACGGTCAACGCAGTTAACAATGAAGCGGAAAGGCGCCTAGACTTGGACCTGCTAGAAGAAAGACGCGAAATCGCGAGAATCAGAGAGGCCAAATACAAAACccagctggaaaggtactacaacacaagggttcgcatttgtaccttcaacccaggggaatacgtctttcgcgacaatgaagcatcaaatgcggaacgtccagggaaattggcacctaaatgggaaggcccatatctgattcatgaggtcctgggcaaaggggcctacaaattgcgcaccctagatggccacatcttaccaagaacttggaatgcgcaacaattgcGCAAATGTTACATGTAATCTATTTCGGCCTTGCGCCATCTTTCAATTCACTAAGCCGGCTACAAGCCATTAGCAATTATGTATGAAGGCCTAAGCGCCCGTTTctgacttgaatgaaaacatacgacatgtttttctattacatttttttgttacaaatgcatgctaaacttttgattagcgcgaaaacactccagcatttCAGGGTTGTTCAAAccacctccaaggtcctccgcgaacatAGCACGAGACCGGGTGGATACCTTAATACTTAAAAAacgcttccatttattcgagccAATTTAACATAAAGTTTTTATAGCAATGCAATAATTGCAACGGAAAAAACCAAAATGTTTCATTTCATTTAAAACTTGCGCAAATGCGCAACATTGTACATAGAGTATCTGAAGAAATTACAAAGGCACAAATGCCTATCAACCACCTAttcaacaaactatcctattcaTCGCGgcgatcatcaccatcatctccgtcatcttcaccatcatcatcgttgccatcatcatcaccatcgccGCCATCATCTCCAGCTGGCTCCTCGTCGGACAACTCGACGGTAACTGGTGGATCGAGGACTGCCTTAAGACGCTggcaccagtcgtctttcttcaacgattcaacaaccaactccatgaTGGGCAAGGAAAGGTTGTCATAAGAGTTTTCAGCACTTGCCAGTGCAGCATCAGCATGTTCCGTCACTGAGCAATGACTTATGTCAAATTCCTGCCCAAGCATCTGCTCAACGTGATCGGCACACTCCAGGTAGCCTCCCTGATGACCCACCGCACGCGCCGCATCTGTCAGAGCCGCTACGGCGCGGTCTAGCTCGCTCGCATTCAggatggagttggcaaccttcacAAACAACAAAAGCATTAAAAATAAAACTCAACAAGAAAAAGCATAAGACAAAGGCACTTACCAGCACTACGCCGCGAGTGCGCATCCATTCAGCCTCCGAGACAAGCGTATCAACGATGCCTTGGGCCTCGGAGTAGTTCGTCTGGGCCACATTAAGCGCAGCAGTGCTGacagcacgcgcctcctcagcATCAGCAGCCTTGACCTTCTCAGCCTCAAGGTCAATCTCCAAAGACTCGCATCTGTCGATTTGCTCATTCAAGCGACGTTTGAGTTCCGCAATCTCAATGTCCTTGGCTCGGAGATCCCTGTCCTTGTTGGACAATTGCACCTTGGCTTCAGTCAGCTCAACCTGAAAATTGGCAAATGCCTTGAGAATTGACTTAAGAAATTTCATAAACAAAAAAGGGAAGAGCGAAAGTCAATAgaactaacctccatctgctgcttGACAGCTTTTTCACCCTGCGCTTCCTCCACCTTTGAGGTCAAGTCCGCAACTTTAGCCTTAAGATCAACGATCTTCTGTCGTAGTGCATAAGCACGATCGTTGTCTTGGGCGCATATACGCTTAAACTCagccttctccttggccagttgctccTCAACATTGTGGAGTTTTTTCTGCAGCCCCTCGCGGCCCCACTCTTCAGCCTTCTTgtcagcctcaaacttggctcTCTCTTCACCAAACGCGGCTTTAGATTTTTCAAATTCAGCAATACGTTTCAGCATACGCTCGCGATAAGCCTCCCAGTCGGCGCGCTCCCTAACCATCGTTCGCCATTCGCGAACTATTTGATGGTTGGCAGCACGAGCGTTGGCCTCGCCAAGGATATAAGTACGATACAACATCTCGTGAGGTTTCGCCCTTTGCCGATGGACTTCAGCAGGTGTAAAGGAGTTCAGGAACCACTCGCGCGCAGGGCTGAACTCAACGAAGGTATCTTTCTGTTTTAAACTCCAGGGGGCTTGATGAGGAGCGTCACCACGCTCTTCTTCAGTGTAAGTCTTGTAGTAAATATCTCCAACGGTGTCCTTCGCACCTATCACATTGGGGTTATAACCCCCAGCTCCACCAGAGCTCGCGCCGCTTGAGGAGAAGCGGCTGGAACCCTTGGAAGTAATAACAGGACCGGTCTGGGTTGGTTTGGTGACCTCAGGACCTGGAGATTTAAGAGGCTGATCCATAGCCTTTTTCGCCGTTAGCTCCTTCTCCAAGGCCTGCTTCCTCGCCACTTCAGCCAACCTCTCCTGCTCCGCCCTCTGCTTCCTCTCCTCCTCCTCTTTTCTCTTTCTCTCCTCCTCTATCTTCTTcctctcttcttctttctttttcttctcttcCGAAACTCTCTTCTTCTCCTCCTCTCTCTTCCGATCCTCCTCCACCTTTCGCTGCACCTCAGCAGCCTTAGCGGCATCCTGACCAGCAGTGTCAGTGGACTTGATCGTAATCTTGGGCCTCTTTACCCCAGCCTCACTAAAAGTAACCGCcttttcaggggtcttcttcttgatttCTGAAAAATAAAGCAAGTGCATTTGAGTAAAGAGAAAAGTATTAAGAAGAGAAGCGAAGAACTTACCAGGAGAAAATTTGTATAACGAGCGCAGCTTGCTCGTTTTCCCAACCACGGGAATCACAGCAGATATAGGGGCGGAAGCCACACCAGTCGTGGCTTCGCTCCTACTCCTCTTCCGCCCAATAAGCCGGGCACCAGCATCTTCTTCTTCAGCTTCGTCATCTTCTGGGAAAGACGGAGTCGCGCCAGCTtcagggttacgagaacccgcgctccccgAGCTTTTCGACCCACCAGCACCAGTCTTCCCCTTAGCTGCATGTGATAAACCTTCATATGAGTCACTGATTATCACATAGTCGTCTAAGTCACGTTGACGAAGGTGAAGAGTACCTTTGACAGCAGCAGATGTTGCGCGACTAGGGCCAGTGCCCTTACTGGTCACCTCAGGctccaccttcttcttcttcttcaccggtttcttcttcttctcctcggggtcaatccccaggtcgcgcaacacacctgcaaagattttaGACCAAGAGCTTAGCTCGCCGCTGGAAGAAcctacagactcctcgctggaaagatagaaagtctctttcccagcgagagtcacagagcgcaatggacgaggtttagggtattgcgcaccttcagtagcGGTCGGCGGTGAAGCGAAAGCATCAGCAGCAGGAAACATGAAGTTTCCtttaatctggtcataccagctttCCTCATCATCGCGCAATGGGCGACCGCCCATGGAGCCACCAAATGTCGAGAAGGCAGCTTGGTAGAGTTGCGCTTCTAAACATGCACTTAAGAAAGTTAGTAGCAATTAAAGCAGAtcaactgaaaacaacaaagaaGACACTAACCTTGATCGCCGATCTTCAAAACCGGAACCTCCCTGCTGCTAGGTAACCATTGGTCACTCATCTTAGCAGCAACTAACACATTTTCCCCAAACACCCGATTTGGGGTTGGGGTTAGCTGCTGGTACCACCGAGCAGTTTTTGGGATGGGAAGATCTTCCTTCGGTATGGCCTCGGTCCAGTCCCTAAAGGGCATGGCAATCGGCAAGACTTCTTCCCTGATGAAGAAGAACTTGGGTTTCCAGTCGTGGAAACTCTTAGGAGGATTCAACAAGATCTTCTTTGCCGCACCCCGGCTTGCAAACGAGAAGAACCCCATCGTTCTCTGCAACTGGTAGAAAGCACGAAACTTATCTACAGATGGCTCAATGCCATGAGAATGGCACAAGAACTCGAAGTGCCTCACCctcaccatcccgggtgggctcATCTGCGATATATGGAAGTTGTAGTGGTGAAGGATACTGCCCATAAAGTTGGTAGCCGGCAGTCGGAAATTACCCTGAAGAAAGAAGTCTTCATACAGGGTAATATAACCGGGTGGTGCATCAGCCGCGGTCtggccctgagccggataccgggcATCCCACTCCGGCGGGAATCTGAAACTACGAACAATCTGTTCGAAGAGACCCAAATCCCATTTAAGGACAGGAACTGGTCCTTCCTCACTAACAGGAGCCTCTGGGTGTTCTTCACTCATCTTTGTAGAAAGATCTGGAAAAAAgcttgaagaaaagtttgaagatttgaagaaatcttgaagaaacgaagaacactttgaagattcGAAGAGTTTTTGAGAGAAAAGTGGAGAAGAAATGAAGAGAAGTGAGAATCTCTCACcttctcttcggatatatatacccatcgcatttaatgcgatgggtaaccgtgccgcgttcgccgctaggctaaccaacaggaggttgccacgtcaagcggaaaaccaggggtgacggttaccacgcgcgcgtgggcctcactctcctgacatgaagtgcaaccgccgcaggcggcatgatgacacccgtgccaggggtcaactcaaacgtcgccctcagcgacttatctcaccaacctgtcagaagttcaaatttcgaagtttcccgccataaaacGTGCAAGTAACTTCATGCAGAAGTCACATGAGCCGCGCCAGATATACGTAAACTACTATAACCTCGCGCGCCTAACAGGCCAAACGATAAATCACTTAACACCTGCCTAGTACATGCGCATTTAAAATGACAGTTTTCAATGCGCGCCTTCCAGTCAGGATCAAAAGAACCATTTCCCCTTCTCTTATTTTttattaagtccagagctccaaccacttgcgttgcgcatggtgcagcactggactggggggacttgaaggggtatggtcccaaaaagtcgcgcaaacctcagatcaggttgcgcgtgagaccatactccttaacaCAACAACTTGTTAACAACAACCTCGCGCGACCTACACCGCACTACGATTTATCCCGCGCGAGGGAATGCACACAACAAAcccagatatcagcacttagcataaaacaatGGAAGAAATGAGCCATTCGGTAGGGAAGCGCgcggctacctacagtggtacataaggtacaagtggcagtaaaaggagccaatgagcgtctagcaggctctggtcaatcgtgcgccacgatcgcctgacgagaagtacacaaggacgcctacatggcaccaataagaggacggagacaactgtcccacgatctccactcgtctgctgatgacagaaggacaacaaggccgacaacaatgacacgtggctccaatcaaggtgcgccagcaccaacgagcatctagaagccactaagcggtcgacgccagtgagacaaagagcatatccgttttgttgtccgcttctggcccaaggcccatcagcccataacccctcacacctctccggctataaatagagacctcatcccacaggttaaacattctattctctcggctcttactctttacacttaattactctcaaagcagtcgcttattctcacgccggagcctggttaagagggaaacccccacattcccctcttaacgagttaacggtgttctgttttgcaggataaatcatcaagtcggagctcaaatatccttaagaagattaaccctcatgAAAGGGacataaaccaatctaattaactccCTAATTAGACCACTGTTTCTTCATTGAGTGAGACCCATTTTTGTTCTAGTGGTATGGTAGTATGTAGTGATTTTATGATAGTGAAAGTTATGTGAAGTTGAAGCATGAATGTATAAACACTAGAGTATTGTTAGATAGGTTGATTATAGTATGTACTTAAGTTGATTCTTGTTGTAATTGATGAATTATGAATGAACTAGTAGGGTAGTGCATAAGGTATTTGTATCATGTGCTTTATTGGTGGTATATACACAAggtgtatgatgaaatgtctaggtgaagttAGAATGAGAGATATTTAGAAAAGATTTGATGAAAACTAAATCTGTCCAGAAAGTTACAGCCGAATGTAATCGGCTGTAACTGGGTCAAATCTTGTCAAAAACTGATGTTTATTGAGTTTGTGATGAACTCCCAGGAAAAACCTTTCAAACCCATTTGGAATTGCATTTTTTTGATGAAAAATGAACGTTTTATGTATTTTTCCGTATCGAAGGTTCAGGCTGCgtttctggcagaatttgcatcccattacgaatgtcataactcaatttaggaattgagttatgatctcaaCTTTTTACTGTAGGTAGCTTCAGGTGATTCCAAAaatctccaactggaatttcgtcaattggataaacgaggaattttaaatgaattttccgtaagctgcagtcagaagtgacgaatcttattgcagcttagtaaatgaatttttataaatttttggtaGAGAGTTAGACTCTAAAAATTTAACACAAGGATAACCCCTCCGAGGGGCACGTCACATAAAAAGATTGTAATTTTGCAAGCTCGTAAGTACAGTAAACGGACGCCCCAAAACAGCCTATTATGATGTCATGAGTATATGAGATTAAGCCGAAAGTTAAAATGATAAATCGTTGACTCTGAAAGTCAACTACACATAAGGAACATGGCTAGACTTGTTGTTGTGATTATAAGATTATAGATAATCGTATGATACATGGTATATAAATATGTGATAAATAGAATGACATGATGGATTATATGGGTTTGAAAGGATGTGAAATCGGGTACATGTTGTATGCTTGTTAGGAATGATTAATGCAAGTTGAATATGAAATTATGCAAATGTATGCTCGTTATCAAGTACAATgatgtatgctaacaagaatgtgttGATGATAACCTGAAAGCGTAGGAGCCATGTCAACATGGACACGAGCATGGAAGGACAATGGGTCAAAGGTAAATACGAAAACTATGCACGAActcggacgcacgaggtaagtgattccgaTTCACTTCTTAGTACGTATGTAGAATTTAATATTTTTGAGTGTGGAAAAATTATGCAAGGATTATGTAATGAATGAGAGTATTAAGGTAAGTGTTATTTTAGTATAATGAAGGAGTTATTTATAACGAAGGTAAACTAGAAGGATTAAATGGGTCGAATAATGGTATAAAGGGATTTATAAGCCGTTTGCTTATAAATCAGCTATTGATGTGACCCAAGGTGATAAATGgatccgtaattaaattacggtcgcATAGAAACAAGAATCATGTGATTTGGATATGGAAAGTTATGAAATTTAGAAGTTAGTGTTTTGGTTAAAATCATAGCTAGCATAAGTGCAACATCAAAAAGGAAGCATTCTGTCGAAATAGGgttgtcgcgctacgcgacagcaTTTCAGTTTCACCGTCGCGCAACGCGAAAGCCAGAGGCTTCAttggtcgcgccccgcgagggaGTCAAAAGCTGGTAAATCTTGTTTTCTTGTTCGGTTTCGTACCCGGACTTGGTTTAAATGTGGTTATAAGCTCGTATGACTAACTGTTTTATGGTTTATGATATTGTTGATCACAAGTAAAAGTTATAAGTCTCCGAATAGTACAAGTACGGTTTACTTACGTGTTAGAGATGGAAATTTATTGGTGAACGTGTCTAGAAATGAGTATGTATGTATTTCAATATGTATAAAATTATTATTATGAAAGCCGTGGATAAGAAATGTTAGTATAAGTATATGAGGATAAAAGTGGTAAGCAAGAACTCATAGGTATGTACACGTGtataattgtaacaccccgaaaacatgAACTCTTTTATTACAAATATGTTGTCGGTAAATAAGCaacataaactaactaggaatgacactaacctagttagatagtGACTTATGAGTGGGTTAAAcacttaaattaaaataaaaacgaTTTTtgagggactaaatgtgttaaaattgaaacttgattcatttaaataaaataaaatacaccaaacacacacaaaagTGTGTGTCTAGTCGATTGAAACATAGGGGGCGCCATAGAGCTCCCCTTCAAACCCTAAATCCTCACAAATCTcacaaattgaaggtcaagatcAATTCCAAAACGAAATTCGAGCCTGGATTAGTGATCTCCATTGTAAGggggtcataaggtatgtgaaatttgatAGAAAATCTCtatttgaaattctcatgaactTAGGGAATTCGAAATTTGTTGATGCATGATTGTTATATGGATAGAATAGGAacgatatagtgtctaggagtaaaccctagacaacaATATGTGAAATCATGTTTAATTTCTGAAAATTTCATGAACACCAtgaaggtgattagtgggttttgtggaacttgataaacactaggattttgattgttgttctagtgtaatctaAATTCTATGAAGTGAATTCTGATTGATTAATGTTAAATTTGATGTGAAATTGCTAGgagtgctaaacgggtcgtgttcgcgggttggcgggttcaacccgacccgaacccgacccgaacccgaaaatcgtatcatacataagaacccgaacacgacccgaagttttgtgggttgacccgaacacgacctgttaaacccgatttttttttatttttttttctgaaattaatatattaaaattaaaatttacttaaaaaacacaaatgtatataataatatcatatttaaattataaaatatatgttatttctctttttaagttataaccATAGCGTAAAATACATACCTCATTTAATTTGtgacataaaatatattgtaaaaaaaatataatatagtataaatgtgttaaacgggtcgacccgccaacccgaccaggttgacccgaacctgacccgttaacctaaacgggttcgcgggttcaacctgaaactgacccgaacccgtttagactaaacctaaacctgCGAATTtagtgttaggttcgtgtcgggttttcaggtcgtgtcagaaattcacacccctagaAATTGCCCGTATAATGTTAATCTTGGCTAGATAACAAGCTACGAAATTGATAATGAATTTTGAGAAATTTGTGCCATTAAGGTGTTTGTAagaatgcctcaaagaaggcttaaaactggAAATTTGGGTTAAAACGCGTATTTGTAAATTTCGGCAAACTATGCGTTATATGTtaagaaaagagttctaaatggGTTGTGgctgaactctataggaaagggtACCGGAGCgccaagtggacaagccggtggcgacttgcgtttgaagggcgtgctttgaaggtatgtaacttgttaTGTTACAATATGTAAATTAGATATTTAAATGTTCATAGCCGTATTTAGAATAAAGGTTGGTATTGGTTGAAGTGACATTGTTCACTATTTGATTGAATGAGTTGAAATTAGATTAGGAAACGTTTGGTAGTCATTAGAAACGGAGGATTCCATaattgagccaaacgggtcgtaTAATTGGTGAGAAGTAGcaaaagtgtgttttaaatgtcaTTAGGCGATGACGGATCACAAGAGCGTGAAGCCATGAGTTGGTAATGAAACGCTGGTAGTCGTAAGCCCCGGAGGTTGGGGTAAATACGCCTTGTAGCCATAAGTTTGTTACTAGTTAAATTAGTACAAAAActgaacgggtcaaataaatacATTGTGCATTTATTGGTTCCCAGCCGTACATTCTATTTTTGACCGACTGATTATGATAGACGCGTCGGTAATTTTATTGcagacgtataggaaaaagaatgactTAAAACGGATTATCGGATTGAAAGTTATGAACAATTGAAGTTTGATTTGTGCTAAAACTTAGAGCTGGGAATTTGCAGCTCAAAACATGAACAGGCTGTGAAAAATAgggtgtcgcgctacgcgacgccGAATCAACAACatcgtcgcgcgacgcgacggcaGTGGCAGGCCGCGAAGGCTGAGCCGGTagccgtcgcggggcgcgacagcctcAATACGCAGCATGTTGTTTGTTTTTCATTGTTTAAGCCATAAAACTTGTTTATACTTGATTTTAAGATGTCAAAACTAACAATTTATGTGGTTTTGACCATAGGTGATGATGGACTTAATCCAGATGGCGATCAAGCATCttttcaagaaccgaacacaatcttttgaagcttccgcgattAGTTAACTCTGTTTATGACAATGTTTTTGTTGTTGACACTTAAATACTTGTTTTGGCATTGTTAAACTAGTAGTAGTTATCTAGTATGTTAACTCTATGAAAATTTCCTTATGAATGATATGTCAAACGAAGTTTTTGGTATATAAAATGCTTAgtttatattaaattattataaaaaCAAGACGGGTGTTACAATAATGTAAGTTTATATGAATGTATGTAGGAAAGGTTTTATTATGATTTGAGTATTGATGATTGCTAATGTTATGTCTTGAGAATGAAATGAGAACGCATGTACATTATTAAGGACCTTGAGAAGGTTTAAGGAATTTGGAATGCATGATTGTACATGAAAAGCTGATTCGAAAAGATTAGCATGAGAAGAAGGAATACGGAGTGTTTATTTGATTGAGTATGTTTAAATTAGGAATGACGTTACCAAATCTTAATAATGCGtatgtatgtggtgaatgcaggttgCGCGCACTTAATATCATTATGAAGAATAGGACGATTggagatcgagtcaagagcaaggattgtacggaagAGTGGTCACTCAATTGGAGCTTTATATATAAATTAATGTGATACATAAAGAATTAATGTTGTAAATCTTTTTAGTAAAGTATTAATTATTCTAGTAATAAACCTTCAAGTATGTTACATGGCTAATAAAGAAACAAAATTTTTGGGCTCATATTTCCGCTACGTCGTTTTCAAGTTATTACGTGTTAGGGCGCTACAGAggagtaactcagtaagattttgctgcatgagatggacaaatctttaagaaaaagatactgatgacaatcgaatgtcattttgtgttctttgttcttgaataaggcttggatgaggagaagagatcaatgacactgaagagtgggatgattataaagatgaagatcaagatgaagaaaaagcgaaaaacccacccacacgtcatagatctatatCCCCAAA of Helianthus annuus cultivar XRQ/B chromosome 1, HanXRQr2.0-SUNRISE, whole genome shotgun sequence contains these proteins:
- the LOC118490608 gene encoding uncharacterized protein LOC118490608 — encoded protein: MKFLKSILKAFANFQVELTEAKVQLSNKDRDLRAKDIEIAELKRRLNEQIDRCESLEIDLEAEKVKAADAEEARAVSTAALNVAQTNYSEAQGIVDTLVSEAEWMRTRGVVLVANSILNASELDRAVAALTDAARAVGHQGGYLECADHVEQMLGQEFDISHCSVTEHADAALASAENSYDNLSLPIMELVVESLKKDDWCQRLKAVLDPPVTVELSDEEPAGDDGGDGPALGVGREDHRPGPDISED